A section of the Oscillospiraceae bacterium genome encodes:
- a CDS encoding family 78 glycoside hydrolase catalytic domain, whose product MRKTYVKRFASLLLMMALLLQISVFTIAAEPTGADTFSVILPKTENTITPLGIDDFTPRFSWQMETDAYNMKQTAYQIIVATDSALADGVVWNSSKVSSDESINVYYAGVPLEKRTRYYWQVMVWNDRGDSSASEITWFETGLTREDFSAEFIAVNRAPLLMPNPASYEISVDFKAEKNGAGIVFAGQSGSTFLMWQYNTWYGANGSTYLRPHMWVNNAVSLPTTVTGYNDCTVVGATGQVNIDAVVPQEAKYDWHNMRLVITSPGDASATGTVDTYIDGVQVSRHTGLITKYGQVGFRAVQADGSKPELGFEQSDFDNFLIKGGDGVALFAQDFSEDRGIFTHSNISYKTDETRGGYIYVDGTGLLNPLLFTPIVSGSSIGSSLPMVRKSFDALAGKTIKSARLYATAFGLYDAFINGTAVAPDEMYNPGWTDYRTVLMYQTYDVTQLIQPGENALAAQLGNGWFAGHVGYSHTGNGSDNSNKYGQYPAFLGQLEITYTDGTVQTIATDGSWKVNTDGPYLATDNHDGETYDARREIPGWSAAAFDDVDWSSAGVVDSANASYLLGRTTSSSYSGFAGAVVDVDNVRLISQIGPRIRIGQTLSDEEEALLGKEIRDVTVIDTFADGRVILDCGQNVAGVVTLTIRGGQAGDQIRLRYAEMINDGVNNQPVNELYTAALRSAKATDYYTKKGSGIEVYTPRFTWHGFRYIEVQGYPGTLNADDISVYFVGSEIPLTGMVESSSADLNQFYSNVMWSQKGNFFSIPSDCPQRDERLGWMDVHAFSITAAYNRNVEEFFNKFVHDMMSRQRPDGGMWDYLPDEGHDHYFGNAGWADAATIVPWNMYVMYGDKKILEEAYSMMQGHLYYHMMGASSSTGSDYAWNQGATYPAFDKANPQQPAITDLGTIDDDRKYILGNCAYGDWVPVVSTPNEIFSTAYYARSADIVANAAEVLGMTDDAAYYRALADRIKLSFQRRFYNESTGIISSGARGGDTQASYAFAIAFDLLPASESPKLHARLGQLVESTGYMTTGMQGSRVLLPALSESGYSDLAYNLLIGVDTYPSWLYSIRQGATTIWERWNSYTKETGFGPVGMNSFNHFAFGAGFEWVYRYAAGIEVDESAPGFKHIILQPTPDNSLSFLNTSFDSAYGRIVSDWTYDGPTGAFDYTATVPGNTSATVYVPASAEAEVTLNGVGTNGVLPAGVTYRGYDAQSKRAVFEAGSGTYRFTSQIKSDRPTKPVLVESPESGTYLLGADASLSVSVSTNDGGALSYQWFRSSAKNTENGTPVGTDSPVYTLPTSLPGTSFYYVTVTNTLSDQSVSITSNVASVNVVTPVTGKPQPGSYAMAQNVVLSSIIEGTDIYYTTDGTAPTTASAQFTAPITVSQNTVIRAIAVKDDEIGEITDLKYIIDPSLLLFFDDFSDGLGKWTGTANATIVDGWMRLTSNENMYSAVGGDWTNYILEADVKVENAYAGLTFRWQSGGDQYMWNFSSTGYMRRHTKINNTFSAFADIPFKLENVGDAFHVKLIIDGNMISSYVNDELLDVMTLDNFPGGRIGFRQSGTEAGLFDNIVVTRIVDTAEITPDIKDFGRLPDGYSAADLTPQTFTFAYNGSGSLKTLSADLDANSDFEFVGTLTQSGNMGAVSVVPKTGLAAGDHIGALSFTFNDQTISVPLSFKVGFAATVTSDGSDYIVEVESGTDVTVTIIAAVYDQAGRLADIKTAPNEVINVGAPPVIKKFEGISIPDGGCIKFYFWESTTYVPLCAPK is encoded by the coding sequence ATGCGAAAAACCTACGTCAAACGTTTTGCATCCCTTCTCCTGATGATGGCTCTGCTCCTCCAAATCAGCGTATTCACCATAGCCGCCGAGCCCACCGGGGCCGATACGTTTTCCGTCATCCTCCCAAAGACGGAAAATACCATTACTCCTCTGGGTATCGATGATTTTACCCCCCGCTTCTCCTGGCAGATGGAAACCGACGCTTATAACATGAAGCAGACAGCCTATCAGATCATCGTCGCCACGGACTCGGCTCTCGCCGACGGCGTGGTCTGGAACTCAAGCAAGGTGTCAAGCGACGAATCGATCAACGTGTATTACGCGGGCGTTCCCCTTGAAAAACGCACCCGCTACTATTGGCAGGTCATGGTTTGGAACGACCGGGGCGATTCGTCCGCCTCAGAGATCACCTGGTTTGAAACCGGTCTGACCCGGGAGGATTTCTCCGCCGAATTCATCGCCGTGAACCGCGCGCCTCTGCTCATGCCCAATCCGGCCTCCTATGAAATCAGTGTCGATTTCAAGGCGGAAAAGAACGGCGCCGGCATCGTTTTCGCCGGACAAAGCGGTTCAACCTTCCTCATGTGGCAGTATAATACCTGGTACGGTGCTAACGGCTCAACCTATTTGCGTCCGCACATGTGGGTCAACAACGCCGTCAGCTTGCCTACAACCGTCACAGGGTACAACGACTGTACGGTCGTGGGCGCCACCGGACAGGTGAACATCGACGCGGTTGTTCCGCAAGAGGCCAAGTATGACTGGCATAACATGCGGCTCGTGATCACCAGTCCGGGCGACGCTAGCGCCACCGGCACGGTGGACACCTACATAGACGGTGTACAGGTATCCCGCCACACGGGACTCATCACCAAATACGGGCAGGTCGGCTTCCGCGCCGTGCAGGCCGACGGTTCTAAACCAGAGCTGGGCTTCGAGCAGTCTGATTTTGACAACTTCCTCATCAAGGGCGGAGACGGCGTCGCGCTGTTTGCCCAAGACTTCAGCGAAGATCGCGGCATTTTCACGCACAGCAACATTTCTTATAAAACCGATGAAACCCGCGGTGGCTACATTTACGTCGACGGCACGGGTCTTCTCAACCCCTTGCTATTCACCCCTATCGTCTCCGGCTCCAGCATTGGCAGTTCGCTGCCTATGGTGCGCAAGAGCTTTGACGCCCTCGCGGGCAAGACCATCAAGAGCGCGCGGCTCTATGCCACCGCCTTCGGTCTTTATGACGCCTTCATCAACGGAACGGCAGTCGCTCCGGACGAGATGTACAACCCCGGCTGGACTGATTACCGCACGGTGCTGATGTATCAGACCTACGATGTGACGCAATTGATCCAGCCCGGTGAAAACGCCCTGGCCGCCCAACTGGGTAACGGCTGGTTTGCCGGGCATGTCGGATACAGTCATACCGGCAACGGCAGCGATAACTCCAACAAATACGGTCAATATCCGGCCTTCCTCGGTCAGCTTGAAATCACCTATACCGACGGTACGGTGCAGACTATCGCCACCGACGGCTCCTGGAAGGTCAATACCGACGGACCTTATCTGGCCACCGACAACCACGACGGCGAGACATATGACGCACGCCGTGAGATCCCCGGCTGGAGCGCGGCCGCCTTCGACGACGTCGATTGGTCTAGCGCAGGCGTGGTCGATTCGGCCAACGCATCCTATCTGCTGGGCAGAACCACATCCAGTTCCTACAGCGGTTTTGCGGGCGCGGTCGTCGACGTGGACAATGTGAGACTCATCTCTCAAATCGGTCCCCGCATTCGAATTGGTCAAACCTTGAGCGACGAGGAAGAAGCTCTGCTTGGCAAAGAGATCCGTGACGTCACCGTCATAGACACCTTCGCTGACGGACGCGTCATTCTTGACTGCGGTCAGAACGTGGCCGGCGTCGTCACGCTCACCATCCGAGGCGGTCAGGCGGGTGACCAAATCCGCTTGCGTTACGCCGAGATGATCAACGACGGCGTCAACAACCAACCCGTCAACGAGCTATATACCGCCGCCCTCCGTTCGGCTAAAGCTACCGACTACTACACCAAAAAGGGCTCCGGCATTGAGGTGTACACCCCCCGCTTTACTTGGCATGGCTTCCGTTACATCGAGGTGCAGGGCTATCCCGGAACCCTGAACGCAGATGATATAAGCGTTTACTTTGTCGGCAGCGAAATCCCCCTGACAGGCATGGTGGAAAGTTCCAGCGCCGATCTGAATCAGTTCTATTCCAACGTTATGTGGAGCCAGAAGGGCAACTTCTTCTCCATCCCATCCGACTGCCCGCAGCGTGACGAACGCTTGGGTTGGATGGACGTCCACGCATTCTCCATCACCGCCGCTTACAACCGAAACGTTGAGGAATTTTTCAACAAGTTCGTGCACGACATGATGTCCCGCCAGCGCCCCGACGGCGGCATGTGGGACTATCTTCCCGACGAGGGTCACGACCACTACTTCGGCAACGCCGGCTGGGCTGACGCGGCTACCATCGTTCCGTGGAACATGTATGTGATGTACGGCGACAAGAAGATCCTGGAAGAAGCCTACTCCATGATGCAGGGACATCTGTACTATCACATGATGGGCGCCTCTTCTTCCACCGGCTCGGACTACGCTTGGAACCAAGGCGCGACATATCCCGCTTTTGACAAAGCCAATCCTCAGCAACCCGCCATCACCGATCTGGGCACGATCGACGACGACCGCAAGTACATTCTCGGCAATTGCGCTTACGGCGATTGGGTGCCTGTCGTGAGCACCCCCAACGAGATCTTCTCGACGGCCTACTACGCCCGTTCGGCCGATATCGTGGCTAACGCGGCAGAAGTGCTTGGCATGACCGATGACGCCGCATACTACAGAGCGTTGGCCGACCGTATCAAGCTGAGTTTTCAGCGTCGCTTCTACAATGAATCCACCGGAATCATCAGCAGCGGCGCCAGAGGGGGCGACACCCAAGCCAGCTACGCCTTTGCCATCGCCTTCGATCTGCTGCCTGCCAGCGAATCGCCCAAGCTGCACGCCAGGCTGGGGCAGCTGGTAGAGTCCACCGGTTACATGACCACCGGTATGCAGGGTTCCCGCGTGCTGCTGCCCGCACTGAGTGAGTCCGGTTACAGCGATCTTGCCTACAACCTGCTCATCGGCGTTGACACCTATCCGTCATGGCTGTACTCCATCCGTCAGGGGGCGACCACGATCTGGGAGCGCTGGAACTCCTACACCAAAGAAACAGGCTTCGGTCCGGTGGGTATGAACTCTTTTAACCACTTCGCCTTCGGCGCGGGCTTTGAATGGGTCTACCGCTATGCGGCTGGCATTGAGGTCGACGAGAGCGCGCCCGGCTTCAAGCACATCATCCTCCAGCCAACTCCCGACAACAGCTTGAGCTTCCTAAACACAAGCTTTGACAGTGCTTACGGCCGCATTGTCTCCGACTGGACATATGATGGGCCTACCGGTGCGTTTGACTACACCGCGACGGTGCCCGGCAATACCTCGGCCACCGTCTATGTTCCCGCCTCTGCCGAGGCGGAGGTCACCTTAAACGGCGTGGGCACAAACGGTGTCCTGCCTGCGGGCGTGACCTACCGGGGTTATGACGCGCAGAGCAAACGAGCCGTCTTCGAGGCGGGTTCGGGTACATACCGTTTCACCTCGCAGATCAAATCGGACAGACCCACGAAACCCGTCCTCGTCGAGTCGCCGGAGAGCGGGACATATCTGCTGGGCGCGGACGCCAGCCTGAGTGTATCGGTCAGCACTAATGACGGCGGCGCGCTGTCATATCAGTGGTTCCGCAGTTCGGCCAAAAACACCGAAAACGGCACACCTGTCGGCACTGACAGTCCCGTGTATACACTACCGACCTCCCTTCCGGGCACAAGCTTCTACTATGTGACGGTGACAAATACGCTGAGCGATCAGTCCGTCTCAATAACAAGCAATGTGGCCAGTGTAAATGTGGTTACGCCAGTAACCGGCAAGCCGCAACCCGGTTCCTACGCCATGGCGCAAAACGTCGTCCTATCCTCCATTATAGAGGGCACGGACATTTACTACACCACGGACGGGACGGCGCCCACGACAGCCAGCGCGCAGTTCACGGCGCCCATCACTGTTAGCCAGAACACTGTCATCCGCGCCATCGCCGTAAAGGACGACGAGATCGGTGAAATCACAGACCTCAAGTACATCATCGACCCCAGCCTGCTGCTGTTCTTTGACGATTTCAGCGATGGACTCGGCAAATGGACAGGCACAGCCAACGCTACGATTGTGGATGGGTGGATGAGACTCACAAGCAATGAGAATATGTATTCGGCAGTCGGCGGTGACTGGACAAACTACATTCTGGAAGCCGACGTCAAGGTCGAAAACGCATACGCTGGATTGACTTTCCGCTGGCAAAGCGGCGGCGACCAATACATGTGGAACTTCTCCTCCACAGGATATATGCGCAGGCATACAAAGATAAACAACACTTTCTCGGCATTCGCAGACATTCCTTTTAAGCTTGAGAACGTTGGAGACGCGTTCCATGTCAAGCTGATCATAGACGGCAACATGATTTCCTCCTATGTGAACGATGAGCTGCTCGACGTCATGACACTGGACAACTTCCCCGGTGGTCGCATTGGTTTCCGCCAATCAGGCACCGAAGCGGGTCTGTTTGACAATATCGTCGTCACCAGAATTGTCGATACAGCTGAGATTACACCTGACATCAAGGACTTCGGAAGACTGCCGGACGGCTATTCCGCCGCCGATCTGACTCCGCAAACCTTCACCTTCGCCTACAACGGCTCGGGATCCCTGAAAACCCTGAGCGCCGACCTAGACGCGAACTCCGACTTTGAGTTTGTCGGTACACTCACGCAGTCTGGAAACATGGGCGCTGTCAGCGTTGTACCCAAGACCGGTTTGGCCGCGGGCGATCACATCGGCGCACTGAGCTTCACGTTCAACGACCAGACGATTTCCGTCCCGCTTTCCTTCAAGGTAGGATTCGCGGCGACCGTAACATCCGACGGTTCGGATTACATCGTCGAGGTGGAAAGCGGCACAGACGTGACAGTAACCATCATCGCGGCCGTTTACGACCAGGCCGGTCGGCTGGCCGATATCAAGACGGCACCAAACGAGGTTATAAACGTAGGCGCCCCGCCGGTCATCAAGAAATTCGAGGGGATAAGCATACCCGATGGTGGCTGCATCAAGTTCTACTTCTGGGAGAGCACGACGTATGTGCCGCTTTGTGCCCCAAAGTAA